The following are encoded together in the Iodobacter fluviatilis genome:
- a CDS encoding alpha/beta hydrolase, which yields MRQLSPKITPWLNQFNQQMAVLEANGYKPTCTNIREGLAYLTAVFVTDIPKIAWVQDDLVKSTGYPVPVRIYHPSPDHALPVLVYFHGGGHMAGSITVYDAICRKIAQAAKHIVISVDYRLAPECPYPAAVEDAYHVVKNIWHVLDDRKLNYLPQLSIGGDSAGGALSATVANKLQFEPNTPLHAQVLIYPSLDYTLSSASVVENGVGNLLSTKKVTWYFNHYFQHQEDRKTASPLFAEFSNKLPPTLVISAEFCPLRDEGIDYLAKLKKVGVATDHLHFSDLPHTFLNLENLVKEECQRTYQSIGAWLNLNKSI from the coding sequence ATGCGACAACTCAGCCCTAAAATTACACCTTGGCTTAACCAGTTTAACCAACAAATGGCCGTATTAGAGGCCAATGGTTATAAGCCAACTTGCACCAATATTCGCGAGGGGCTGGCCTATTTAACGGCTGTTTTTGTAACTGACATTCCTAAAATAGCTTGGGTGCAAGACGATCTGGTTAAATCCACGGGCTACCCAGTGCCGGTGCGTATTTATCACCCTAGCCCTGATCATGCGCTGCCGGTCTTGGTCTATTTTCATGGTGGCGGGCATATGGCAGGCAGCATTACCGTTTACGATGCGATATGCCGCAAAATTGCTCAGGCCGCCAAGCATATTGTTATTTCTGTGGACTACCGCCTAGCCCCAGAGTGCCCTTATCCTGCCGCCGTAGAAGATGCTTATCATGTAGTTAAGAATATATGGCACGTATTAGACGATAGAAAGCTAAACTACCTGCCCCAGCTTTCTATTGGTGGTGATTCCGCAGGCGGGGCGCTTTCTGCTACCGTGGCTAACAAATTACAATTTGAGCCCAATACTCCCTTGCATGCTCAAGTACTGATTTACCCAAGCCTTGATTACACTCTGAGTTCGGCTTCTGTAGTTGAAAACGGCGTGGGCAACTTGTTAAGCACAAAAAAAGTGACTTGGTACTTTAATCATTATTTCCAACATCAAGAAGACAGAAAAACAGCATCCCCGCTCTTTGCAGAATTTAGCAACAAACTCCCACCCACCTTAGTCATCAGCGCCGAATTTTGCCCGCTAAGAGATGAGGGGATTGATTATTTGGCTAAGCTTAAAAAAGTGGGCGTTGCCACCGATCATTTACACTTCAGTGATTTACCCCATACGTTTCTCAATTTAGAAAACCTAGTCAAAGAAGAGTGTCAGCGAACCTATCAAAGCATTGGGGCTTGGCTTAATCTAAATAAATCTATCTAG
- a CDS encoding tryptophan--tRNA ligase — protein MMSLRVLTGITTSGTPHLGNYVGAIRPAIVASQSPDSDCFFFMADYHALIKCDDPARIERSRLEIAATWLAAGLDPERVTFYRQSDVPEVTELNWLLTCVTAKGQMNRAHAYKASTDINEAAGEDADAGITMGLFCYPILMAADILLFNPHKVPVGRDQIQHIEMTRDVAARFNHLFGQGSDLFVLPEAHIEEHVATLPGLDGRKMSKSYDNTIPLFEGGAKALKDAIAKIVTNSLLPGEPKDPDNSHLVTLFEAFASSEETAQFKTELRAGLGWGDAKKRLLDLLERDIAPMRKRYEALIAHPEQIEALLQTGAAKARATAAPLLKKVRESLGLRPMQALAAPAAKTEKKAALPLFKQFRLDDGLFYFNFSASDGRVLLQSQGFSQGREAGLWIAKLKNEGVAALESNTPIALGEGVALSDVADALMVLLAD, from the coding sequence GTGATGAGTTTGCGTGTTCTTACCGGCATTACCACCTCGGGTACACCCCATCTTGGCAATTATGTAGGGGCGATTCGCCCAGCCATTGTCGCCAGCCAAAGCCCAGATAGCGATTGCTTCTTTTTTATGGCGGATTACCACGCCCTTATCAAATGCGATGATCCGGCTAGAATCGAGCGCTCGCGCCTAGAGATTGCCGCTACTTGGCTGGCTGCGGGGCTTGATCCAGAACGCGTTACTTTTTATCGCCAAAGCGATGTGCCTGAAGTGACTGAACTGAATTGGCTACTGACTTGCGTAACGGCTAAAGGCCAGATGAACCGCGCCCACGCTTACAAAGCTAGCACGGACATCAACGAGGCAGCGGGCGAAGATGCTGACGCAGGCATTACCATGGGCCTGTTTTGCTACCCAATTTTAATGGCTGCAGATATCCTGCTATTTAACCCACATAAAGTACCGGTAGGGCGCGACCAAATTCAGCATATTGAAATGACCCGCGATGTAGCAGCGCGCTTTAATCACCTATTTGGCCAAGGCAGCGATTTATTTGTCCTGCCTGAAGCGCATATCGAAGAGCACGTTGCTACTCTACCCGGCCTAGATGGCCGCAAAATGAGCAAAAGCTACGACAATACCATTCCTCTGTTTGAAGGTGGAGCAAAGGCGCTTAAAGACGCCATTGCTAAAATTGTGACCAATAGCTTGCTACCTGGCGAGCCAAAAGACCCTGATAATTCGCACTTAGTCACCCTCTTTGAGGCGTTTGCCAGCAGCGAAGAGACCGCCCAATTTAAAACTGAATTACGTGCAGGCCTTGGCTGGGGCGATGCAAAAAAACGTCTTTTAGATTTACTCGAACGCGATATTGCCCCAATGCGCAAGCGCTATGAAGCGCTTATCGCGCACCCAGAGCAAATTGAAGCGCTACTACAAACAGGGGCCGCAAAAGCGCGCGCCACCGCAGCACCTTTACTGAAAAAAGTACGTGAGTCCCTTGGACTGCGCCCGATGCAAGCCCTGGCCGCACCTGCCGCCAAGACTGAAAAGAAAGCGGCATTGCCCTTGTTTAAGCAGTTCCGCTTAGACGATGGGCTGTTTTACTTTAACTTTAGCGCCAGCGATGGCCGTGTTTTATTACAAAGCCAAGGCTTTAGCCAAGGCCGTGAAGCCGGCTTATGGATTGCAAAACTTAAGAACGAAGGCGTGGCAGCACTAGAAAGCAACACGCCGATCGCCCTAGGCGAAGGTGTTGCTTTAAGCGATGTTGCTGATGCATTAATGGTTTTGTTGGCTGATTAA
- a CDS encoding GNAT family N-acetyltransferase, which translates to MTVKLVTPNEALLPSYIAALERNWTPSNDSAPTGARQLLDSILRNPAAFLTSLSNPEGKGRPVVLEDGTAVPRLPSCRYWISDGEYAGEINLRWQLGTSELPAYCLGHIGYAVVPWKRSAGYASLAIRQLLPIAHQLDLKWLDISMEANNIASRRSAEKAGAMFIKEFNAGAEYGNVDALLYQLLVS; encoded by the coding sequence ATGACTGTAAAACTCGTCACCCCCAACGAAGCACTCTTACCTAGTTATATAGCTGCTCTTGAGCGTAACTGGACGCCAAGCAATGACTCTGCGCCTACAGGGGCAAGGCAACTTCTAGATAGTATTTTGCGTAATCCTGCTGCTTTTTTAACCTCTCTATCTAACCCTGAAGGTAAAGGTAGGCCGGTTGTACTAGAGGATGGAACAGCAGTCCCCCGCCTGCCTTCCTGTCGGTACTGGATCTCTGACGGGGAATATGCAGGGGAAATCAATCTTCGCTGGCAACTTGGCACCTCAGAGCTCCCCGCTTATTGCTTAGGGCACATCGGCTACGCAGTCGTGCCATGGAAACGTAGCGCGGGCTACGCCAGTCTAGCAATACGCCAATTACTACCCATTGCGCATCAGCTTGATCTTAAGTGGCTCGACATTTCAATGGAAGCCAACAATATTGCATCACGCCGATCTGCAGAAAAAGCCGGCGCGATGTTCATCAAAGAATTTAACGCTGGAGCAGAGTACGGCAATGTAGATGCTTTGCTTTATCAACTCCTCGTTAGTTAA